Part of the Sulfoacidibacillus ferrooxidans genome, ATATATAGAATTAGTTCTAGTTCTAATTTCAGAACTAGAACTAATCGAAACCGCATTTTTGAGTAGATGAATGTTTACTCTTTGAAAGGTCATTTTGAACAGGTTCAATGGAGAAACTATCTAAAACTATGTTATCAAATGCTCCGTTGGGAAAACGAAGGATGAGTACAGCCTGATAAGATTACTCAAAGCATTCATCAACCATACGATCTTGTCAAACTGAAACCTAAATTATTCTAGTTCTAGCGGATCAATAGAAACCCGTAGCATATGCAAAAGTATCAAGCCATGATCAACAGGAGGATTAGGAATGGCAATAGCAAGTCCTTGACATGTACTGCACTGCTCAAGGATGGACATACGAGGTCGTTGCTAATCTTGGATTAGACATGTACTACCACAAGAAAGGCTTACAACGGCTATTGAACGTCATTTTTCAGGAGGAAGTAGGAAGTCTGGTTATTATACGCATAATGACCAGACTTCTGATGTTTAGAGCAGAACTTGGTCTTGGTCATTTGAGAGGGGAGAGTAGTGGAAGTCGTCATTCTCAGCCAAGGCGAAGACACGACGTTTGAAGAGGATCTTGCCAAGGATGTACTGGACATCATGACGGTGTTTTCTGCGCGTCTTTATGGTTCGCGTTCACGCAAGAATTAGAAATTGATTGAAGGCATGAAGAAGGTGGTTGACGATGCTGAGAAGCCATAAGATTGCGCTTGATCCGAATCACAAGCAAGCCACCTATTGCAACAAAGCCTGTGGTATGGCTCGGTTTTCGTACAACTGAGGGCTTGCACAGCGGAAGCGCCCATACGATGCGGACAAAAAACATACAAGACTCCCTTCGTCGGCAACTGAATGCCATCAAGCGAGAACAGTTTCCTTGGATGCTAGAAGCCAAGAAAAACGCGCCACAAATCCCCTTTATTCACCTTGGTGATGCGTTCAAACGACTTTTGAGGTCATGCAAAGTACCCAACCTTTAAGAAAAAAGGGATTCATGACCGTTTACGCTCATCAACCATCAGTTGTTGTCAATGGCAAGTACATGCGCGTTCCTTATTAAGAATGGGCACGCATACGAGGCGTTGCAGTTCACTTGTAAGATCATGTCTGCTGCCGTTTCTCGAAAAATAGACAAGAGGTTTGTCAGTATCACGGTAGACACGGTAGATGCTTCTCCCATGTGCGAAAACCAAGCAATGATCGGCGTGGTTTTAGGCGTTAATCGATTGTCCACCTTGTTTGCAACACATTCATGATAGGCGCAAAGCCTCATAGAATACTCTTGCATCGTTTATGTCGATTGTCCCGTTTTCTATCACGTAAGCAAAAAGGCTCAAAAAACAAAGCAAAAGCCAAGCTTAAATTGGCAAAACTCAAACCGAAGATAGCGAATACCACAACGACGAACTACATAAATTCACTACCCGACTAGCCAGTCCATACAGTGTGATCGCCATTGACGATTTGAACGTTAAAGGAATGATGTTAGATCATCGTTTGGCAAGAGCGGTAGGAGAGAGGGGCTTTCACAAGTTTCGGTGGCAGTAGGTGTAAAAGACGTCGATGCGTGGTGGATAACTCATTATTACGGATCTGTGGTATGCATCAAGCAAAATCTGCTCAACGTGCGGAATGAAAAAAGAAAATATGCCACTATCGATCCGTGAGTGGACATGTTAAGAATGCTGCACTCCTCATAACCACGACCTGAATGCGACGATAAATCTCATGAAATGGGCCTTAATTTCCACGGTGACAGCCTGTCTGGGGAGAGGACGTAAGACTGCTATTCCAGAGGCAGCCTCAACGAAGCAGGAATGCAACGTCAAAGCTATCTATGCATCGGTTTGAGTAAGTTTGAAAGAGCGGCATGTATACTCTCTGCCACATCTAGCTCGTAGCACTGAAAGCTAAGCGTTCTTATAACGTCCAAAAGCAATCGTAGATCATAGCCTAGTCTTACTTCGATGACCACTAAATCGACGCGAATAATTTTCACATGTTCCACTGAATCACAATCTTATTCACACTAACTATTTTATATACAACAAAGGAAATGAGAAGTATTATGCCGAAATAGTATGCACCACAATTTTGTAGGAATCGATGAAGCCATCCAGCGAATGGAGAGTACCCAAGATGTCAAAACTCCATGATGAAAGCCTCTTTGGGCAAATATCACGGATATTTTTTGAAGCGCTTAGCGTTCAAGAAGCAGCAAATACTGCGCTTACATTACTTAAGGAATCATTGTGTTTGCATCGCATCATCTACATTAGTACTTATACAGGTGTACCTACTGTTTTAGCGTATGCAGGTGGACAAGACATGACTCTAGAATTCATTGAGCAAATATTTTCTAATTCTCACGATTCACTAAGACCGCTACTCAAACTAAAACATCCTGTATTTATACAGAATTATCCTAATCATGAGGCAGCTTTATATGAGTTTGTTCAGAGTGGGTCTGAATCAGTAGCTTTGATTCCATTTGAAGGTGGCACACAAATTGAATCAGGACTTCTCACTTTTCATCGAAGTGAGCACTGTGAATCTTGGGACGCAGACATGGAGCGTCTTCTAGATGGAGTTTCACAACTAATCTTTATGGGGATCCAACGATTGTACTACTTCGAGGAACATGAACGTCTTCTGTATACTGATGAGATGACCGGTTGTTTAAATCGCCGTGCATTTATGCGAGATATGGAAGCACACATGAAATCCAAGGATCTTTTTTGT contains:
- a CDS encoding sensor domain-containing diguanylate cyclase; protein product: MSKLHDESLFGQISRIFFEALSVQEAANTALTLLKESLCLHRIIYISTYTGVPTVLAYAGGQDMTLEFIEQIFSNSHDSLRPLLKLKHPVFIQNYPNHEAALYEFVQSGSESVALIPFEGGTQIESGLLTFHRSEHCESWDADMERLLDGVSQLIFMGIQRLYYFEEHERLLYTDEMTGCLNRRAFMRDMEAHMKSKDLFCLTMIDLDDFKLINDSYGHLAGDQVLRQLTSCLIKKLPSSYQIYRLGGDEFAIFHPYTEVESEIVMNQINNYLDHGCEGNLTRPINLSAGCSNSSEANFDMDHLITMADRRMYEMKRSYKTRRGRIL
- a CDS encoding helix-turn-helix domain-containing protein; this encodes MLRSHKIALDPNHKQATYCNKACGMARFSYN